atacatagaagaaatacgtgaatcggccttatatgcaaagtttgggctagttggcccgtgtatctgtaacatagtaggatacgtatcggttagttagagtttgtctcgtgcacggtggggattattcccacgttagaaagtctacggactataaatatgtatctagggtttatgaaataaacaacaatcacgttcaccacaaaccaatctaggcgcatcgccaactcccttgtctcgaaggtttcttccgggtaagcatcatgctgcctagatcgcatcttgcgatctaggcagtacaagtttattcgtcatccatgcgttgctcgtactgaagcctttttgatggcgagcaacgtagttatcttagatgtgttagggttagcattgttcttcgtaccatatgctgtcgtagtgcaacccttagacatctagccgcccttacgcctatcttaggtgtaggggcggcaccccgcttgatcattatttagtagatccgatccgctacggttgctccttgttcttcaaggattagtttaatatctgcaatagttaggccttacaaagggttgaaggatccagcgacgtgtagggtgtagtttgctagtcctagacaggatgttccggggatcaacctcgtgttggtttttaggccttgtctaggattgacttacgaacaccgtgcgcggccgcgaggctcaatcacgagtaggatgttccgattatgcggtgaaaaccctaaatcgtagtagattcctttagctttatcttgatcaagcaggaccaccatatattcgtacacctcgtgcgaatcatgggtggatcggctctttgagccgattcacaggacaacctgagagccgatcgaggctcgtatttaatgtttacgtgtatgccatgcaggaaactaagcgaggcatcatccatcaccttcctgaccaggtataggtcaggtggcacgcccttgcaccagcatcggacgtgcgtgccgaatctttgcgggccgtcgctcggagggaccagggccagccgcagccctaagttgctcccggctctcctgtgttgcccgtcgctgctcgccggtgggtttctgaccgcaacagaactGCCTCTGTAAATTGTTAAGGGCACTTAGCAAATGGCTGCATTTTATTAATCTTTTGAGTTAGTGTCAAATTGTGATAACTTTAAGTAAAATGACGTGGAAAATTCAGTTATAGGGTACATGAGTTCCACCATAGCTCGATGAAAGGGAGGGACAACTTGAAGCGCCACTGGCTTTTCGGCAGCCGAGAGAGGAAGATAAGCGCTTCCACACCGCCCCAAGAAGAAGAGGgacagaaaaaggaagaagagaacaACCTAGTCGACACAACGTCACCTTGAGAAGACCGAAGAAGGCCTATATGCCCCctcagagcaagaacaatagtgtaGCTGGTAGTCggctataataatttgccacatcATCTAAAGTCAACTTATAGCTAGGATGTACAATAGTAAGCTATAAAAGTGTAGTACTTTTATAATACATGGCCCACCTTTTAGTCTCacatagtgcctaggagcacgtgctagagctggctattAGATAGTAGCccacttctcttctctctcctaatatctctcctccaactaaacaaatttataatattttatctcttatagctAGCTGACTGTACCTTAGGGCGTCTCCAATGCTACACGCTGGACTGTATCTAAAGCTGCCAGCTCAGATTATTTGCTTAGGTGTAATAGCAATTAAGAGGAAAGAGAGAATGATCGTATCTTGTTACACTAGTCATAATgagaagtatcatacactagtatcatgtacatgatactagtttgtaataccacctccacaatgcatagtattataaggctgctcatagtgggaagtaacataaagtggtgtcatgcataagttactagttcatgttactaccttcatagtggaaagtaacttagagatggtatcatgcaaagtctcatttattagtttgtacactcattttatcttgggctgtgtgatgttatggtaacatagctagttaccacctccctctctttattcatttattgctatgccatgtcaccaaaataccttgaaatgtgtgatgttactaccgaagttactcccactatgagcagtctaatatggtatcatacttatgtcatatttaatgttttgtagaatctcaatgcaaatgtgtgtacatgatgtatttatCATGAAAttttctaggtttatgtgtcatgatacagtatcatattatgatactactctcatctctcacctcattaattgatgtgacacattaaatttttgccaacatggcatgcatgatactacttatgatactcccattaaGGCTAGTCTTAACGATACGAATCTTATTGACTCATTTGAGGTGAATTAAAGTTCAGCCCAATCCAGCGTCTTTCCCCGCTCGCTTTTTCTCCATGCGCTTGCCCTCCCCCAATCACTGACCCAAACCAAAGCAGCTATAGTTAGTACCTAGACCCACACTTAGATACAACCCATTGCTGAATTGTGTATCTAATTTAGCATGCGGCGGTAGATACGATTTCACCGTATCTGCACTGTGACcgtccttattgtacttgctctcatGTAATGTCCCGCACAATTGGGAACGGGGGAGGAACTTCCCCATGCCCATAATGACGAACACCGCAACAGAATAAACATGCCATAACACTCAGGAGTGCAACCGTCCCATCTAAGTATTGGACACGTACTGGACCCGCAGGTGTTGGTACGCCAGGGacatggcctcctctccttcacaAGCGAGGTTACTCCCTCATATTACAAATAGATTCCTCTACTACAGGAAGAGACTAAGCGAAAAACCAACTCAACCCAACAAAGACAATACAAAGTCAATCACTAAAAAACCACAAGGAGGCTCGAGCAAACGATGAGACCCTCTTTATCTCCCGCACTCGGAGATAACGAGACGACACAACTAGTTCATAGCCTGTTCTTGCCCAACAGAGAATAGCAGGCCTCAACTGGCTTCCCCCGGAAGCCGGATCCATCAACACCTCATACATATATAACCCCATAACCACCACCAAGACGTAGGGTTTTTACAGGTGATCTATTCTCAGGACTTGAACCACGCATATTAGCTTATTATTACTGTGCTCATGCTCATACAGGGGCCATGTAAATGCAGAGCAAGCTAGATGGAACATAACATTTCCTAAGTGGTTGCAGCTTCCTCGGTCTTGGATCCGCCGAAGAAGTCACCGATGGTGGGGAGCTTGAACTCGCCGGCGGTGTCGAGCGGGATGGTGAAGTTGCCAATGACGGGGAGGTCGATGGTGAGGCCGACGTGCAGCTCGTAGTCGATGTCCCAGTCTCTGCCCAGGTCCTTCATGAGCGTGATGAGCACGTCGTAGGGCACCTTGGCGGGCACCTCCAGCTTGGTGACCTCGCCGCTGTCCTCGATCCAGCCCGGGTCAGGGATGGTGCCGGACGCAACCTCCCTGTAGCAAGACAGATTAGACGAAGTAGACGATGAGACGATGAGAAGATGGGGAGGAGGTGGTGCTTACTTGCCGCCGCACTTGAGGGAGAAGGTTATGTCGCAGATGGGGATGCGGTGGGAGTAGGGGTTGGTGACGTTGACGTTGCTGTGCACGGTGATGGAGTCGCGGGTCATGCCCTTGAAGGACACCTTGTCCAGCGACGCCTCCGGCTTGGGCATGTGCGCGACCTTGTCCGCCACGAACCCCTTCGCCTTGTCCATCAGGCCCGCCATGGCCGCCCACGCTAAGCTTAGCTTCCTCCTCTGTTGCTCTCTGCCTTGAACTTAATTACCACTGGATCGATCGATGTGCTGTGCTGCTGCTTAGATGGAGGGATGGATAGGTGATACGTGATAGTATAAGAAGGCAATCGAAGTATCGGCGCAGCGTTTGTTTATAGGAGGCGAATGCCGAGTGGGCGACACGCGCAGAGCCGCGTGGAATCCGATCGGGTACTACGTGGTACGTGGGAGACGTCGAGTCGGCCGGTGGGTTCGACGTTGAGGAAACTTCTACGCACGCGGCATCCCACGCGCCGCGATGCTCCCCATGGTTGGACGGTGCTGAATAGAATCAGCATCTGCTTTCGTACGTCGGCACTCCAACGCGCCGACAA
This Lolium perenne isolate Kyuss_39 chromosome 1, Kyuss_2.0, whole genome shotgun sequence DNA region includes the following protein-coding sequences:
- the LOC127327800 gene encoding desiccation protectant protein Lea14 homolog, whose amino-acid sequence is MAGLMDKAKGFVADKVAHMPKPEASLDKVSFKGMTRDSITVHSNVNVTNPYSHRIPICDITFSLKCGGKEVASGTIPDPGWIEDSGEVTKLEVPAKVPYDVLITLMKDLGRDWDIDYELHVGLTIDLPVIGNFTIPLDTAGEFKLPTIGDFFGGSKTEEAATT